In the genome of Flavobacteriales bacterium, one region contains:
- a CDS encoding gamma carbonic anhydrase family protein, with translation MALIKPVEGKEPQFGNNCYLADNATIVGDVVMGDDCSVWFNAVVRGDVHWIRIGNKVNIQDHAVIHCTYQKAPVTIGNNVSIGHRALVHGCTIEDNVLIGMGAIVMDGVVVESHSIIAAGAVVLEGTRVESGSVYAGVPAKKVKEVSKELFEGQIQRISNNYVMYADWFR, from the coding sequence ATGGCACTGATCAAACCTGTAGAAGGAAAAGAACCTCAATTCGGAAACAACTGCTACCTCGCCGACAATGCCACCATCGTAGGCGATGTGGTGATGGGCGATGATTGCAGCGTGTGGTTCAACGCCGTGGTTCGAGGGGATGTGCACTGGATCCGTATCGGCAACAAAGTGAACATACAGGACCATGCGGTGATCCATTGTACCTACCAGAAAGCGCCGGTCACCATCGGTAACAATGTATCCATCGGACACCGGGCCCTGGTACACGGTTGTACCATTGAAGACAATGTGCTCATCGGCATGGGTGCCATCGTGATGGACGGCGTTGTGGTGGAGTCTCATTCGATCATCGCAGCTGGCGCTGTGGTACTGGAAGGTACACGCGTGGAAAGCGGAAGTGTGTATGCAGGCGTACCGGCGAAAAAGGTGAAGGAGGTGAGCAAAGAATTGTTCGAAGGTCAGATCCAGCGCATCTCCAACAACTATGTGATGTACGCGGACTGGTTCCGGTGA